One Deltaproteobacteria bacterium DNA segment encodes these proteins:
- a CDS encoding ABC transporter ATP-binding protein, whose amino-acid sequence MSSEACARADELLAIRLRGVSKVYQVYAQPQDRLKQMLWRGRRRFYREFHAVHGVDLDVWRGETVGIVGRNGCGKSTLLKMICGLLEPSAGSVEVRGHVAPLLALGQGFNPDFTGRENVLLNAAILGLSDADIGERFDAIVAFADIGEFLDQPVRSYSSGMYARLAFAVAIHADPDVLVVDEILAVGDEAFTRKCFARIEQIKATGSTILFVSHSLNRVVELCDRGVLMDGGERMLTGDPKTVVSQYRRLSDAPPAEAARIRAEIRALDAGEAPAPPAPAPRPPAPVRRAEPQAEVDPHLRPRSTVAYEPRGATIENVRILDGEGRQVNVLRAGAWYSYAFDVRFHEPATGVRFGMMLKLPTGFEFSGQVSHPSGAGIDAIPAGGSARVRFPFLALLVPGVYFGNAGVLGEVGGEERYLHRILDALIFRIEATAARQATGRIDLALARSATVEIVASEAARPAGGAA is encoded by the coding sequence ATGTCCTCTGAGGCGTGCGCGCGCGCGGACGAGTTGCTCGCGATCCGGCTGCGCGGCGTGTCCAAGGTCTACCAGGTCTACGCGCAGCCCCAGGACCGCCTGAAGCAGATGTTGTGGCGCGGCCGGCGGCGCTTCTACCGCGAGTTCCACGCCGTCCACGGGGTGGACCTCGACGTGTGGCGCGGTGAAACGGTCGGGATCGTCGGTCGCAACGGCTGCGGCAAGTCGACCCTCCTGAAGATGATCTGCGGCCTGCTCGAGCCCAGCGCCGGCTCGGTAGAGGTGCGCGGGCACGTGGCGCCCCTGCTCGCGCTCGGCCAGGGCTTCAACCCGGACTTCACGGGCCGCGAGAACGTCCTGCTCAACGCGGCGATCCTCGGCCTCAGCGACGCCGACATCGGCGAGCGCTTCGACGCGATCGTCGCCTTCGCCGATATCGGCGAGTTCCTGGACCAGCCGGTGCGCTCCTACTCGAGCGGCATGTACGCCCGACTCGCCTTCGCGGTGGCGATCCATGCCGACCCGGACGTGCTGGTCGTAGACGAGATCCTGGCCGTGGGGGACGAGGCCTTCACGCGCAAGTGCTTCGCTCGGATCGAGCAGATCAAGGCGACGGGCTCGACCATCCTGTTCGTCTCGCACTCGCTCAACCGCGTCGTCGAGCTCTGCGATCGCGGCGTCCTGATGGACGGCGGCGAGCGCATGCTCACCGGCGACCCGAAGACCGTGGTTTCACAGTACCGCCGGCTCAGCGACGCGCCGCCGGCGGAGGCGGCGCGGATCCGGGCGGAGATCCGCGCGCTCGACGCGGGCGAGGCGCCGGCCCCGCCGGCACCTGCGCCGCGCCCGCCGGCCCCGGTCCGCCGGGCCGAACCGCAGGCGGAGGTGGACCCCCACCTGCGGCCGCGCAGCACCGTCGCCTACGAGCCGCGCGGCGCCACGATCGAGAACGTCCGCATCCTGGACGGCGAAGGGCGACAGGTGAACGTGCTGCGCGCAGGTGCCTGGTACTCGTACGCCTTCGACGTCCGCTTCCACGAGCCCGCCACAGGCGTCCGCTTCGGGATGATGCTGAAGCTCCCGACCGGCTTCGAGTTCTCCGGCCAGGTCTCGCACCCGAGCGGCGCCGGCATCGACGCGATCCCCGCCGGTGGGAGTGCGCGCGTGCGCTTCCCGTTCCTCGCACTGCTCGTACCGGGCGTATACTTCGGCAACGCCGGCGTGCTGGGCGAGGTCGGTGGCGAAGAGCGTTACCTGCACCGGATCCTCGACGCCCTGATCTTCCGCATCGAAGCGACGGCTGCGCGCCAAGCCACCGGCCGCATCGACCTCGCCCTCGCGCGCAGCGCCACCGTCGAGATCGTCGCGTCGGAGGCGGCCCGTCCCGCGGGCGGTGCGGCCTGA
- a CDS encoding ABC transporter permease: protein MEIPSPLSFLRVGWRHRRLILRLARRKIETRYRGSMLGSLWTLLQPLLMLAVYTFVFGTVFQSRWQLEGSAQTPFALVLFAGMIFYSVFAECVTEAPTLMTSNQTYIKQVLFPIEVLPWVSLAAALFGFAVNMALLLAFLVALVGLPPWSALAAPLLLVPLLLLTLGASWMLSAAGVFLRDLAQIAGIFTTTLLFLSPIFYPAERIPEAFRPLYSVNPFVPMIEDFRAALFEGRVPDGRTLLLLTALGWAAAWLGSLGFTSTKKGFADVL, encoded by the coding sequence TTGGAGATCCCGAGCCCGCTCTCGTTCCTGCGCGTCGGCTGGCGCCACCGGCGGCTGATCCTCCGGCTCGCCCGCCGCAAGATCGAGACCCGCTACCGGGGCTCGATGCTGGGCTCGCTGTGGACGCTGCTCCAGCCCCTGCTGATGCTCGCCGTCTACACCTTCGTGTTCGGCACCGTCTTCCAGTCCCGCTGGCAGCTCGAGGGGAGCGCGCAGACCCCGTTCGCGCTGGTGCTGTTCGCCGGCATGATCTTCTACTCGGTGTTCGCCGAGTGCGTGACCGAAGCGCCGACGCTGATGACCTCGAACCAGACCTACATCAAGCAGGTACTGTTCCCGATCGAGGTCCTACCCTGGGTGAGCCTGGCCGCCGCGCTGTTCGGCTTCGCCGTCAACATGGCGCTGCTGCTGGCGTTCCTGGTCGCGCTGGTAGGGCTGCCGCCGTGGAGCGCGCTGGCGGCGCCGCTGCTGCTGGTCCCGCTGCTCCTGCTCACGCTCGGCGCGAGCTGGATGCTCTCGGCGGCCGGGGTCTTCCTGCGTGACCTGGCCCAGATCGCCGGGATCTTCACCACGACGCTGCTGTTCCTGAGCCCGATCTTCTATCCCGCCGAGCGGATCCCCGAGGCGTTCCGCCCGCTCTACTCGGTCAACCCCTTCGTGCCCATGATCGAGGACTTCCGAGCCGCGCTGTTCGAGGGTCGGGTGCCGGACGGCCGCACCCTATTGCTCCTCACAGCCCTGGGCTGGGCGGCCGCCTGGCTGGGCTCGCTCGGCTTTACGAGCACCAAGAAGGGCTTCGCCGATGTCCTCTGA
- a CDS encoding glycosyltransferase produces MGSEIELVVELPPGSDPALAAALRTVSPELVVGSGDPRSARADAWHYAPGQPAVMLAPHHLRNVLLCLAHQPLDFVVVSHGLEEPPALQIVSAANAVVLSAAARRALRETAGLPPGAQGRILRLVPPPPGAALVSARLDDLGLGPLEADGPELRAKGTAWPTGSPPRRPACALFPSVPETRETVLVLPIMMAVGGVERNLIEVARALRDRYAFVVVTTERLSTARGSLSHQLLPWCEALFEIGELAPQQEFLALLETISASYRPGLVWICNGSPWLLAHSAELRGLFRDVPIVDQQVYDTDVGWIEHYGDAGIQSFDRFIAINRQIHRVFQQRFGIDPGRIDLVYHAVDTVRFQLAAADACPRREGARAYGLPDEGLRFGLVGRLTPQKRPLDFLQLARRARDAGLPGCFVLVGDGELAAECDAYAQRHELANLRRIPFCDDMSRLLPLFDGLVICSEYEGLPISMLEALAMGVPVLSTAVGDVPLVLEEYEVGRIVPRIGDPAALFEAFQAWRGELPALRERARRAAPRIAERFSAAAAGAAYDASWRRARAARG; encoded by the coding sequence GTGGGGAGCGAGATCGAGCTGGTCGTGGAGCTCCCGCCTGGCAGCGACCCTGCGCTCGCGGCCGCGCTGCGCACGGTCTCGCCGGAGCTCGTGGTCGGGAGCGGGGACCCGCGCTCGGCGCGCGCGGACGCCTGGCACTACGCGCCCGGCCAGCCTGCGGTCATGCTCGCGCCCCACCACCTGCGCAACGTGCTGCTGTGCCTCGCCCATCAGCCGCTCGACTTCGTGGTGGTCTCCCACGGGCTCGAGGAGCCCCCGGCGCTGCAGATCGTCTCGGCGGCCAATGCGGTCGTGCTCTCGGCCGCCGCCCGCCGCGCGCTCCGCGAGACCGCCGGCCTGCCGCCGGGCGCGCAGGGCCGGATCCTGCGGCTGGTGCCGCCGCCCCCCGGCGCCGCGCTCGTCTCCGCCCGCCTCGACGACCTCGGACTCGGTCCCCTCGAAGCCGACGGGCCCGAGCTGCGCGCGAAGGGGACGGCGTGGCCGACCGGGTCGCCGCCTCGCCGCCCCGCCTGCGCTCTGTTCCCGTCCGTCCCGGAAACGCGGGAGACCGTGCTCGTGCTCCCGATCATGATGGCGGTAGGCGGCGTCGAGCGGAACCTGATCGAGGTCGCGCGCGCGCTGCGGGACCGCTACGCCTTCGTGGTCGTGACGACCGAGCGCCTGTCGACGGCACGTGGCTCGCTGAGCCACCAGCTGCTGCCCTGGTGCGAAGCGCTCTTCGAGATCGGCGAGCTGGCGCCGCAGCAGGAGTTCCTTGCCTTGCTCGAGACGATCTCCGCCAGCTACCGGCCCGGGCTCGTGTGGATCTGCAACGGGTCGCCCTGGCTGCTCGCCCACAGCGCGGAGCTGCGCGGCCTGTTTCGGGACGTGCCGATCGTGGATCAGCAGGTCTACGACACCGACGTCGGCTGGATCGAACACTACGGCGACGCCGGCATCCAGTCGTTCGACCGCTTCATCGCGATCAACCGCCAGATCCATCGCGTCTTCCAGCAGCGCTTCGGAATCGATCCTGGCCGGATCGACCTCGTCTACCACGCCGTCGACACCGTGCGCTTCCAGCTCGCGGCCGCCGACGCGTGTCCGCGCCGCGAAGGGGCGCGCGCCTACGGCCTGCCGGACGAGGGCCTGCGCTTCGGCCTGGTCGGCCGGCTCACACCGCAGAAGCGGCCGCTCGACTTCCTGCAACTCGCGCGCCGCGCGCGCGACGCCGGCCTGCCGGGCTGCTTCGTGCTGGTCGGTGACGGCGAACTCGCCGCCGAGTGCGACGCCTACGCGCAGCGACACGAGCTCGCGAACCTGCGCCGCATCCCGTTCTGCGACGACATGAGCCGGCTGCTCCCGCTCTTCGACGGGCTCGTGATCTGCTCCGAGTACGAGGGCCTGCCGATCTCGATGCTGGAGGCGCTCGCGATGGGCGTCCCGGTGCTGTCGACGGCGGTCGGCGACGTTCCGCTCGTGCTCGAGGAGTACGAGGTGGGGCGGATCGTTCCGCGGATCGGGGACCCCGCGGCGCTGTTCGAGGCGTTCCAGGCCTGGCGGGGAGAGCTTCCGGCGCTGCGCGAGCGCGCGCGCCGGGCTGCGCCGCGCATCGCGGAGCGCTTCTCGGCCGCGGCGGCCGGCGCGGCCTACGACGCCTCGTGGCGCCGGGCGAGGGCGGCCCGTGGCTGA